One region of Microcoleus sp. FACHB-68 genomic DNA includes:
- a CDS encoding cupin domain-containing protein, with the protein MDASRCVIPVVKSPKDYQAFRISPNDTNRLAIVFEPTTANFSVTLCVEIFDVGGKTPPNRHQYATEMFFILKGEGQASCDGKTVPIRAGDSILVPPTGIHLIENTGSSRLYALCIMVPNENFAELIHSGVPVELDEEDLGVLRRTAVPAFC; encoded by the coding sequence ATGGATGCCTCTCGTTGCGTGATTCCAGTGGTCAAGTCTCCCAAGGACTATCAAGCATTTCGCATTAGTCCTAATGATACTAATCGTTTAGCAATTGTATTCGAGCCAACAACTGCAAATTTTTCTGTAACTTTATGTGTGGAAATATTTGATGTGGGAGGAAAAACGCCTCCTAACCGGCATCAATACGCTACAGAAATGTTTTTCATTCTCAAAGGAGAAGGACAAGCAAGCTGTGATGGAAAAACCGTCCCAATTCGTGCCGGCGATAGTATTTTAGTGCCACCCACGGGTATCCATTTGATTGAAAATACAGGTTCTAGCCGACTCTATGCCTTGTGTATTATGGTGCCGAATGAAAACTTTGCCGAACTGATTCATAGTGGAGTGCCGGTGGAACTGGATGAAGAAGATTTAGGGGTTTTGCGTCGAACAGCAGTGCCGGCTTTTTGCTAA
- the tyrA gene encoding bifunctional chorismate mutase/prephenate dehydrogenase produces the protein MTNNKLEQIDQNLIKLLKERISLLAESERPSLDEQLSQSKPLLVQEGVPEFVWENVITSCAAALATAPLSTANVTPRRVVVVGGRGMMGQFFTQQLTAAGHQVKSLGRNDWDQAENLLGDAEFVLVCVPIERTIEIIEQTAKYLSPTAVLADITSIKTPFVQAMLKYHSGPVVGLHPMFGPGVKSFLSQTVVACPGRGEEAFQWLLELIKSLGSNLIVCPAEEHDQMMIAVQAIRHFSTFSLGVFLAEEGVDITRSLEFSSPIYRLGINLVSRLFAQDASLYVDIMLATEERCEAIARLATTISRLANLVTEKDRDALLNQFEQVHSVYREEADRAMRESNHVLNALSAIIAAGEVEQGKY, from the coding sequence ATGACGAATAACAAACTCGAACAAATCGATCAAAATCTCATTAAGCTATTAAAGGAAAGAATTTCGCTTTTAGCTGAATCTGAACGTCCTTCTCTAGACGAACAACTGTCTCAATCGAAACCCCTACTTGTCCAAGAGGGCGTTCCTGAATTTGTTTGGGAAAACGTCATTACCAGTTGCGCGGCTGCCCTTGCCACTGCCCCCTTATCTACAGCAAATGTCACCCCGCGACGCGTAGTTGTGGTTGGTGGGCGCGGCATGATGGGGCAATTTTTCACGCAGCAGCTAACCGCAGCAGGACATCAAGTTAAAAGTTTAGGGCGCAATGACTGGGATCAAGCTGAAAACCTGCTAGGTGATGCAGAATTTGTTTTGGTTTGCGTTCCGATTGAACGGACAATAGAAATAATTGAGCAAACTGCTAAATATCTTTCACCGACTGCTGTGCTAGCTGATATTACCAGCATTAAAACTCCCTTCGTGCAAGCGATGCTGAAGTACCATAGCGGGCCGGTAGTGGGCTTGCATCCGATGTTTGGCCCTGGGGTTAAATCATTTTTATCTCAAACAGTTGTTGCTTGTCCGGGGCGCGGAGAAGAGGCGTTCCAATGGCTTTTAGAGTTAATTAAAAGCCTGGGTAGTAACTTAATTGTTTGTCCGGCTGAAGAACATGATCAAATGATGATTGCGGTTCAGGCAATTCGGCATTTTTCTACGTTTAGCTTGGGTGTTTTCTTAGCAGAAGAAGGCGTGGATATTACTCGCAGTTTAGAGTTTTCCAGCCCGATTTATCGCTTAGGAATTAATTTAGTGAGCCGGCTTTTTGCTCAGGATGCGTCGCTGTATGTAGACATTATGCTGGCAACAGAAGAACGCTGTGAAGCGATTGCGAGACTGGCAACCACCATCAGCCGGCTGGCAAATTTAGTCACAGAAAAAGATCGAGATGCCTTGCTGAATCAATTTGAGCAGGTTCACAGTGTTTATCGAGAAGAGGCTGATCGCGCCATGCGAGAAAGCAACCACGTCCTCAATGCTTTGAGTGCGATCATCGCTGCCGGCGAAGTTGAACAAGGCAAGTATTAA
- a CDS encoding ureidoglycolate lyase encodes MFLQQLKANWITPANFQPYGQVIYASKDGEAYNSEDAQLILDRGIPRFYIMRLGERGRKFHKITRHLNCTQCLGALEGKEWLMAVAAPAAHDKPVLEEIVAFRIPGNCFIKLHLGTWHAGPYFDHEFVDFYNLELSDTNINDHDTCNLLETYRVELEMV; translated from the coding sequence ATGTTCCTTCAACAGTTAAAAGCAAATTGGATTACACCGGCAAACTTTCAGCCTTATGGTCAAGTAATCTACGCTAGTAAAGACGGTGAAGCCTATAATTCAGAAGACGCTCAATTGATACTTGATCGTGGAATTCCCCGATTTTATATCATGCGACTGGGTGAAAGAGGCCGGAAATTTCACAAAATTACTCGTCATCTTAACTGCACTCAATGTTTGGGTGCTCTGGAAGGGAAAGAGTGGTTGATGGCAGTTGCAGCGCCGGCAGCTCATGACAAGCCGGTGTTAGAAGAAATTGTGGCTTTTCGGATTCCTGGTAATTGTTTTATTAAATTACATTTGGGCACTTGGCACGCCGGCCCTTATTTCGACCATGAATTTGTCGATTTTTACAATTTGGAACTCAGTGACACGAATATTAACGATCACGATACTTGTAATTTACTGGAAACTTACAGGGTTGAGCTAGAAATGGTTTAA
- a CDS encoding cysteine hydrolase family protein, whose protein sequence is MNINPDLRILGVPPNAWAVDEVIADITRPPLAPQPVNLVTETKKLRLDLAKAAILVIDMQNDFCHPDGWLAHIGVDVTPARSPIQPLQALLPALRKTGIPVIWINWGNRPDLLNISAASRHVYNPAGNGVGLGDPLPNNGAKVLEAGSWAAAVVDELEPLSQDIRVDKYRMSGFWDTPLDSILRNLGKTTLFFAGVNIDQCVMATLQDANFLGYDCILVKDCAGTTSPDFCLQATLYNVKQCFGFVTDSQGIFDALEN, encoded by the coding sequence ATGAATATAAATCCTGATTTACGCATTTTAGGTGTTCCGCCTAACGCTTGGGCGGTTGATGAAGTGATCGCAGATATCACACGCCCTCCCTTGGCACCGCAGCCGGTTAATTTAGTAACAGAAACTAAAAAATTACGCCTAGACTTAGCAAAAGCAGCCATTCTCGTGATTGATATGCAGAATGACTTTTGCCATCCAGATGGTTGGTTGGCGCATATTGGCGTGGATGTGACGCCGGCACGATCGCCCATTCAGCCTTTACAAGCACTGCTGCCGGCGCTGCGAAAAACCGGCATCCCTGTAATTTGGATTAATTGGGGTAATCGACCGGATTTGTTAAATATTAGCGCTGCCTCACGTCATGTTTACAACCCTGCCGGTAACGGCGTTGGACTCGGTGATCCGTTGCCGAATAACGGTGCGAAAGTCTTAGAAGCTGGCAGTTGGGCAGCAGCCGTTGTTGATGAACTTGAACCGTTATCTCAAGATATCCGGGTGGATAAATATCGAATGAGCGGGTTTTGGGACACGCCTTTAGATAGCATTTTGCGGAACTTGGGAAAAACCACTTTGTTCTTTGCCGGCGTGAATATCGATCAGTGCGTCATGGCAACCCTGCAAGATGCAAATTTCCTCGGTTATGACTGTATTTTAGTTAAAGATTGCGCCGGCACCACGTCCCCAGACTTTTGCCTGCAAGCAACCCTTTATAATGTTAAGCAGTGCTTTGGATTTGTGACAGATTCTCAAGGGATTTTCGATGCCCTTGAAAATTGA
- a CDS encoding DUF952 domain-containing protein: protein MSVILHITTREQWEHAKPAGIYYSPTLETEGFIHCSTPQQIIQTANLFFKNQKGLVIFCIQEEKVKSEIRYEAVENKHFPHIYGPLNLDAVIKIIDFEPKENGKFDLPEALANKI, encoded by the coding sequence GTGAGTGTTATTTTACACATTACAACGCGCGAACAGTGGGAACACGCAAAGCCGGCAGGAATCTATTACAGCCCAACCTTAGAGACAGAAGGCTTTATTCACTGCTCAACCCCCCAGCAAATTATCCAAACTGCTAACCTCTTTTTTAAGAATCAAAAAGGCTTAGTTATTTTTTGTATTCAAGAAGAAAAAGTTAAATCAGAAATTCGATATGAAGCCGTAGAAAACAAGCATTTTCCTCATATCTATGGGCCGTTAAATCTTGATGCCGTTATTAAAATTATAGATTTTGAACCGAAAGAAAACGGTAAATTTGACTTGCCCGAGGCTTTAGCTAATAAGATATAG
- a CDS encoding sodium:proton antiporter, producing MPCHLGQLLLANLDAAVSNSQENVAELVITLIILLLGATGVALLTRRFRLPYVTGLVLAGLAVTDLLPRRTGLDPSLVLNLFLPILIFEAGINTDISRLRSTFKPIALLAVPGSALSSAIIAILLKFGLGLAWIPAILLGVILANTDTVSMIAIFKEMPVPSRLSTIVEGETLFNDATALVLFNLVLQVYSTGSLTFLEGVQGFLFIAIGGIIIGLILGYLSIPIFARLDDPLSSLLLTVAVALGTFQVGQSLGVSGAVAVVVAGLIFGNLGLSRTTSASTRITLLSFWEYASFSVNTFIFLLIGVEIDLITLWNALPAVLLAVLAFQAGRILSVYPLLAGIRWIDRPIPLRWQHLLFLGNIKGSLSMALALSLPTTLPGREGFIAIIYGCVLLSLVGQGSSLPWVVKRLNLSKFSEAKQQIEELQAQLITSKAAQEELDTLLKSGVLPKSVYEEMRSAYQVRVAGAEKSLREIYNRRPDEFDNKSGEIGKLDAIRRRLLLAEKAALNEAIRTRILSEEIVRGRLTKLDEQLLILEDD from the coding sequence ATGCCATGCCATTTAGGGCAGTTACTCTTAGCCAACCTAGATGCCGCAGTTAGCAACAGTCAGGAAAATGTTGCTGAATTAGTTATTACTCTAATCATTTTGCTATTGGGTGCTACCGGCGTTGCCTTACTAACGCGCCGGTTTCGTCTTCCCTACGTTACAGGTTTAGTATTAGCCGGCTTAGCTGTTACTGATCTACTACCCCGCCGTACTGGACTAGATCCGTCCCTAGTGTTGAATCTTTTCCTACCTATTCTCATCTTTGAAGCCGGCATAAATACAGATATTAGCCGTCTCCGCAGCACCTTTAAACCAATTGCTCTCCTAGCTGTGCCAGGATCTGCGCTCTCATCAGCTATTATTGCCATTCTATTGAAATTTGGCCTCGGACTCGCTTGGATACCCGCGATACTTCTAGGAGTCATTTTGGCAAACACTGATACAGTTTCAATGATTGCCATTTTTAAAGAAATGCCTGTCCCCTCAAGACTTTCGACAATTGTTGAAGGAGAAACCTTATTCAATGATGCCACAGCCCTAGTTTTGTTTAACCTAGTTTTACAAGTCTATTCAACCGGCTCACTAACATTTTTAGAAGGAGTCCAAGGGTTTTTATTTATCGCTATTGGAGGCATCATTATAGGGTTAATCTTAGGTTATTTGAGTATCCCTATATTTGCTCGCTTAGATGACCCTCTAAGCAGTCTTTTACTAACAGTTGCCGTTGCCTTAGGAACTTTTCAGGTCGGCCAATCTCTCGGTGTTTCCGGTGCTGTCGCAGTCGTTGTGGCTGGATTAATTTTTGGGAATCTGGGGCTTTCTCGTACTACTTCCGCTTCAACTCGCATTACCTTATTAAGCTTTTGGGAATATGCTAGTTTTAGTGTCAACACCTTTATTTTTCTGCTGATTGGTGTAGAAATAGATTTAATCACGCTCTGGAACGCGTTACCAGCTGTTTTACTTGCTGTTTTGGCTTTTCAAGCTGGTCGTATTCTCTCAGTTTATCCGCTGCTGGCAGGGATTCGTTGGATAGATCGCCCAATTCCGTTGCGCTGGCAACATTTACTCTTTCTAGGTAATATCAAAGGTTCGCTTTCAATGGCTTTGGCATTAAGCTTACCCACCACACTACCAGGGCGTGAAGGTTTTATCGCTATAATTTACGGCTGTGTGTTACTGTCCTTAGTCGGACAGGGTTCAAGCTTGCCTTGGGTAGTAAAACGCTTAAATTTATCTAAGTTTTCAGAGGCAAAGCAGCAGATTGAAGAATTGCAAGCTCAGTTAATTACGTCTAAGGCAGCACAAGAGGAATTAGACACCTTATTGAAGTCAGGAGTGTTGCCAAAATCTGTTTATGAAGAGATGCGCTCAGCTTACCAAGTGCGGGTAGCCGGCGCGGAAAAATCGCTACGGGAAATTTACAATCGCCGCCCAGATGAGTTTGATAACAAAAGTGGTGAAATTGGAAAACTTGATGCTATTCGTCGGCGTTTATTGTTAGCAGAGAAAGCAGCACTCAACGAAGCAATCCGCACGCGAATTCTTTCAGAAGAAATTGTACGGGGCCGGTTGACCAAATTGGATGAGCAGTTACTTATATTAGAAGATGATTGA
- a CDS encoding DUF4347 domain-containing protein, with translation MPADEFAQLTLGITSLNLPCLFSDSNSHSLASSLILPADKALEKLPSAKRIPKKHLKGYLTVNKQIIFIDSSVENYQSLIQGADANAEIVVLDANRSGIAQISETLLQQQDVEAVHIVSHGSAGSLRLGCDILNRESLESFSSQIEQWRKALTEDADILLYGCDVAAGEVGETFIQRLSQITGTDVAASTDKTGNAARGGDWELEKTTGAIETSLAFSSETITTYEGIFSQEAEYAWGRQLGGSGNDVGYSISVDSSGNVYTTGSFNGTADFDPGPSTLNLTSAGGDNIFVSKLNASGTLVWAKQLGGGNGSGRGIATDSSGNVYTTGSFNGTVDFNPDTGTLNLASIGDDSFISKLNADGSLAWARQLGGSGNAYGRSIAVDSSGNVYTTGYFNGTTDFDPGTGTSNLTSGSNDIFVSKLNADGSFAWAKQLGGSIGDFGYSIAVDSSGNVYIASAFTGTVDFDPGAGTFNLTSNSGSPDAFILKLNADGSFAWVKQMGGSSWDIPYSITVDSSGNVYTTGSFSGTADFDPGAGTLNLTSAGGDNIFVNKLDTNGSLLWAKQLGGSGNAYGRDIAVDSSGNVYTTGDFTGSADFDPGTGTVNLTSGGGKDIFLSRLDSSGNFLSAKQLGGSGDDGGLSVAVDSTSNVYTTGNFKNTVDFDPGTGTVNLTSAGVDDIFISKLNAAVAPTVSLTSASAATVNAPFTVTATFSEAVTGFTAADLTLSNGAVSNFAGSGTTYTFTVTPTAQGPVSVSVPGAVATDAAGNNNTAATALTRTFDSLAPSVSLTSAAGTTVNAP, from the coding sequence GTGCCGGCTGATGAATTTGCTCAATTGACGCTCGGCATTACGAGCCTGAATTTGCCATGTCTATTTTCTGATAGCAACAGCCACAGTCTGGCAAGTTCCTTGATTTTGCCGGCTGACAAAGCCCTCGAAAAACTTCCATCCGCGAAACGCATCCCGAAAAAACACTTAAAAGGATACCTTACCGTGAACAAGCAAATTATTTTCATTGACTCCTCTGTTGAAAACTATCAAAGCCTGATTCAAGGAGCCGATGCAAACGCGGAAATTGTTGTTTTGGATGCGAACCGTAGCGGTATTGCTCAGATTAGTGAAACGCTGCTACAGCAACAAGACGTTGAAGCGGTGCATATTGTTTCCCACGGGAGTGCCGGCAGTTTGCGATTGGGTTGTGACATCCTCAATAGAGAAAGTTTAGAAAGTTTCAGCAGCCAAATCGAGCAGTGGCGCAAGGCGCTGACAGAGGACGCAGATATTTTACTGTACGGATGCGACGTAGCAGCCGGGGAAGTTGGAGAAACCTTCATACAGCGCCTCAGCCAAATAACCGGGACGGATGTAGCTGCATCCACCGATAAGACAGGAAATGCTGCACGTGGCGGAGATTGGGAACTAGAAAAAACTACAGGGGCAATTGAAACCTCCCTTGCTTTTTCAAGCGAGACTATCACCACTTATGAGGGCATTTTCAGCCAGGAAGCTGAATACGCCTGGGGCAGGCAACTAGGGGGGAGTGGTAACGACGTAGGCTACAGTATCAGCGTTGACAGCAGTGGTAACGTTTATACCACTGGTTCTTTTAATGGGACCGCCGACTTTGATCCTGGTCCTAGCACCCTCAACCTGACTTCTGCCGGAGGTGATAACATCTTCGTCAGCAAGCTGAATGCTAGCGGCACCTTGGTCTGGGCCAAGCAACTAGGAGGTGGTAATGGGTCTGGCCGTGGCATCGCCACTGACAGCAGCGGCAACGTTTACACCACCGGCTCTTTCAATGGCACTGTTGACTTCAACCCCGATACTGGCACCCTCAACCTGGCATCAATAGGTGATGACAGTTTTATCAGCAAGCTTAATGCTGACGGCAGCCTCGCCTGGGCCAGACAATTGGGGGGGAGTGGGAATGCCTATGGTCGTAGCATCGCCGTTGACAGTAGTGGCAACGTTTACACCACTGGCTATTTCAATGGCACTACTGACTTTGACCCCGGTACTGGCACTTCTAACCTCACGTCTGGAAGTAATGACATCTTCGTTAGCAAGCTCAACGCAGATGGCAGCTTTGCTTGGGCCAAGCAATTGGGGGGGAGCATTGGCGACTTCGGCTACAGCATCGCTGTTGATAGCAGTGGCAACGTTTACATCGCTAGCGCTTTCACGGGAACTGTTGACTTTGACCCTGGTGCTGGTACTTTCAATCTCACTTCCAATTCAGGTAGTCCTGACGCCTTCATCCTCAAGCTAAACGCTGATGGTAGCTTTGCCTGGGTCAAGCAAATGGGGGGCAGTAGTTGGGACATACCCTACAGCATCACTGTTGACAGCAGTGGCAATGTTTACACCACCGGCTCTTTCAGCGGCACCGCCGACTTTGACCCTGGTGCTGGCACCCTCAACCTGACTTCTGCCGGAGGCGATAACATCTTCGTCAACAAACTGGACACCAATGGCAGCTTGCTCTGGGCCAAGCAACTGGGGGGGAGTGGGAATGCCTATGGTCGTGACATCGCTGTTGACAGTAGTGGCAACGTTTACACCACTGGTGATTTTACTGGCTCTGCCGACTTTGACCCTGGTACTGGCACTGTCAACCTCACTTCTGGAGGAGGAAAAGACATCTTCCTCAGCAGGCTGGACTCTAGCGGTAACTTCCTTTCAGCCAAGCAACTGGGGGGAAGTGGTGATGACGGAGGTCTCAGCGTTGCTGTTGACAGCACTAGCAACGTTTATACCACTGGCAATTTCAAAAACACCGTTGACTTCGACCCCGGTACTGGCACTGTTAACCTGACTTCTGCGGGAGTCGATGATATCTTCATCAGCAAGCTAAACGCCGCCGTTGCTCCTACTGTCAGCTTGACTTCAGCAAGTGCTGCAACTGTGAATGCTCCTTTTACAGTCACCGCCACCTTCAGTGAAGCTGTCACCGGCTTTACAGCGGCGGATCTGACTCTGAGCAATGGCGCAGTTAGCAACTTTGCCGGGTCTGGTACAACCTATACCTTCACCGTCACTCCCACTGCCCAAGGCCCCGTCAGCGTCAGCGTTCCGGGTGCCGTTGCCACCGATGCTGCCGGCAACAATAACACCGCCGCGACTGCTTTAACTCGGACTTTTGATAGTTTAGCGCCCAGTGTCAGCTTGACTTCTGCTGCCGGCACGACGGTGAATGCTCCTT
- a CDS encoding TrkA family potassium uptake protein — translation MYVLIGGAGLVGLTLAQKLVELGHTVAVIDIDPNACRYVRDQVGAMAFEGSAVSTEVLLEAGIRKADSLAAVLRNDALNLAMVTLAKHYGVSHILTRLRHPDFAPPLRLAGATHIISTVELGVSTMVNAIEYPQVESMMHFEQGQIEVLKLPIPNNCYVVGRSVAEIAQDSRFPTGSLIIGYQPHPQENLMIPNGSTVLEPGSTVLIVTKPGSLHQVIDFFEGCKQV, via the coding sequence ATGTACGTGCTAATTGGCGGAGCCGGCTTAGTGGGGCTAACTTTGGCGCAAAAACTGGTAGAACTTGGGCATACTGTTGCCGTCATTGACATCGATCCTAACGCTTGCCGGTATGTCCGAGATCAAGTGGGAGCAATGGCTTTTGAAGGCAGTGCTGTGAGCACAGAAGTGCTGCTAGAAGCTGGAATTCGTAAAGCCGACTCCTTAGCCGCAGTTCTGCGAAACGATGCCTTGAATCTGGCAATGGTGACGCTTGCCAAACACTACGGAGTTTCCCACATTTTGACTCGATTGCGTCATCCTGATTTTGCTCCCCCCCTGCGTTTAGCTGGAGCTACCCATATTATCAGTACCGTTGAGCTAGGGGTTTCAACGATGGTGAATGCCATTGAATACCCTCAAGTTGAATCAATGATGCATTTTGAGCAGGGACAAATTGAGGTTCTAAAACTTCCCATCCCCAACAATTGCTATGTTGTTGGTCGTAGCGTTGCTGAAATTGCTCAGGATTCCCGGTTTCCTACCGGCTCTCTGATTATTGGCTATCAACCCCATCCCCAAGAAAATTTGATGATTCCTAACGGCAGTACCGTACTAGAACCCGGTTCAACTGTGCTGATTGTAACTAAACCAGGGTCATTACATCAAGTTATTGATTTTTTTGAAGGTTGTAAGCAAGTTTAA
- a CDS encoding DUF3124 domain-containing protein, with amino-acid sequence MKRFITFFALILVLLISSCNSLNISSKPQINPINPPLSQLKRVTLDENIKIEAGETLYVPVYSHIYYEDQEKVLNLAATLSIRNTDFINPIIITSVQYYDSSGKLVKQYLEQPIQLNAMASTDFVVRRNDTSGGVGANFIVEWVAEKEVSKPVIEAVMIGAESTQGISFVSLGRVIKTQKNSKLYPSKQNS; translated from the coding sequence ATGAAGCGATTTATAACTTTTTTTGCCTTAATTCTTGTACTTCTGATTTCTTCCTGCAACTCGCTAAATATTTCATCAAAGCCACAAATAAATCCTATTAATCCGCCTCTTTCTCAACTTAAAAGAGTCACTTTAGATGAAAATATAAAAATAGAGGCAGGTGAAACTTTATACGTTCCCGTGTATTCTCATATTTATTATGAGGATCAGGAAAAGGTTCTCAATTTGGCGGCAACTCTTAGTATTCGTAATACAGATTTTATCAATCCTATCATAATTACTTCCGTCCAATATTATGATTCAAGCGGGAAATTAGTTAAACAGTATTTAGAACAACCTATTCAACTCAATGCGATGGCGTCTACCGATTTTGTGGTGCGTCGAAATGACACCAGTGGAGGTGTAGGAGCTAACTTTATTGTAGAGTGGGTGGCTGAAAAAGAAGTGTCTAAACCTGTCATTGAAGCAGTGATGATTGGAGCTGAATCAACTCAAGGAATTTCTTTTGTCAGTCTTGGCAGAGTGATTAAAACTCAAAAAAATTCTAAGCTTTACCCATCAAAACAGAATTCCTAA